In Deinococcus sedimenti, a single genomic region encodes these proteins:
- a CDS encoding LysM peptidoglycan-binding domain-containing protein: MRRLFVVLLLAGLGPAALAVPASIQVRSGDTLFRISTRTGVSIDRIKQLNGLTGNTIRVGQVLRLVGPGPAALPVRAVNGQGVYTVKKGDTLSAVGARYGVSVAALQAGNSLKGTALVIGQPLKIPPRTRSAAAPAPTTEVRVVYRYVRVGVKDTPQLLAARYRLSVDGLRRLNGLGSFKHIVPGKKLLVPSHVPVPIPPRPQRDPVTFKRLKPLNVPVQIANVDLRWRNTLVAPVLPGRALLFNSGARVGELARRSGARVLVNGSYFHPQSYAPAGDIVMQGRLLTWGRIPQALAITPDNRAAIRPSATALLGRPLDTTWTGMETVIATGPRILSGGQVVTRYSTAFRDPALFGRAARSAVGLVSNRDLVLVSTHAKLTTTEMGKLLLRLGIRDALLLDGGSSAGIAWNGHAVLDSVRRVSYGIGVFTNYTGRRYAR; encoded by the coding sequence ATGCGGCGACTGTTTGTTGTTCTTCTGCTGGCCGGACTCGGGCCCGCCGCGCTGGCTGTCCCGGCCAGCATTCAGGTCAGGTCGGGCGACACCCTCTTTCGCATCTCGACCCGTACCGGCGTCAGCATCGACCGGATCAAGCAACTCAACGGCCTGACCGGTAACACCATCCGGGTGGGACAGGTCCTGCGGCTCGTCGGCCCGGGCCCAGCGGCACTCCCGGTCCGGGCCGTGAACGGGCAGGGCGTGTACACCGTGAAGAAGGGCGACACCCTCAGCGCGGTCGGCGCGCGCTACGGCGTGAGCGTGGCGGCCCTGCAGGCGGGAAACAGCCTGAAAGGCACCGCTCTGGTGATCGGGCAGCCCCTCAAGATTCCGCCGCGCACCCGCAGCGCCGCGGCGCCCGCACCCACCACCGAGGTCCGCGTCGTGTACCGGTACGTCCGCGTGGGCGTCAAGGACACCCCGCAGCTGCTGGCGGCCCGCTACCGCCTGAGCGTGGACGGCCTGCGCCGCCTGAATGGTCTGGGCAGCTTCAAGCACATCGTGCCTGGCAAGAAACTGCTGGTGCCGTCCCACGTGCCGGTGCCCATTCCTCCGCGCCCGCAGCGGGACCCGGTGACGTTCAAGCGCCTGAAGCCCCTGAATGTTCCCGTGCAGATCGCGAACGTGGACCTGCGCTGGCGCAATACGCTGGTCGCGCCGGTCCTGCCCGGCCGGGCTCTGCTGTTCAACTCGGGTGCGCGAGTGGGTGAACTCGCGCGGCGTAGCGGAGCGCGGGTGCTCGTGAACGGCAGCTACTTTCACCCGCAGTCCTACGCGCCCGCCGGGGACATCGTCATGCAGGGGCGCCTGCTCACCTGGGGGCGCATCCCGCAGGCACTGGCGATCACGCCCGACAACCGCGCCGCGATCCGCCCCAGCGCCACGGCGCTGCTGGGCCGCCCGCTGGACACCACCTGGACCGGCATGGAGACCGTGATCGCTACCGGGCCGCGCATCCTCAGTGGCGGGCAGGTCGTCACGCGTTACAGCACGGCGTTCCGCGATCCGGCGCTGTTCGGCCGGGCCGCGCGCAGCGCCGTGGGACTGGTCAGCAACCGCGACCTCGTGCTGGTCAGCACGCACGCGAAACTGACGACCACCGAGATGGGCAAGCTGCTGCTGCGCCTGGGCATCCGCGACGCGCTGCTGCTCGACGGGGGCAGCAGCGCCGGGATCGCCTGGAACGGGCACGCCGTGCTGGACAGCGTGCGGCGGGTCAGTTACGGCATCGGGGTGTTCACGAACTACACCGGACGCCGCTACGCCCGCTGA
- a CDS encoding group III truncated hemoglobin: MYAAPPAPNREAGILPAMLVTSSPLPGWPDARPLGTVPMRDAAGLLLPHDGGPVADLRDRPDRWALLTDVTGALRRGVPVLGWGTGAALLGRALGAAIHGSEGGLEWAAPPRGAQVHAWAGEVPRHWTHGRAVAWAALDLPGWVRTAFLAALPGWADRTPGSPLEEVGGVAALDAVVAEFYARARRDPLLGPVFTAHVTDWPAHLSRVTAFWVTLLGGDADLAPWRGNLNGAHAGLGVRGEHLRAWLTLWEATARDLLPASAADLLTARARAMGTRLGGRQRA; this comes from the coding sequence GTGTACGCCGCGCCCCCCGCCCCCAACCGTGAGGCGGGTATCCTGCCCGCGATGCTCGTGACGTCCTCTCCCCTGCCCGGCTGGCCGGACGCCCGACCGCTGGGCACCGTCCCCATGCGGGACGCGGCGGGCCTACTTCTGCCGCACGACGGGGGGCCGGTGGCCGACCTGCGGGATCGGCCGGACCGCTGGGCGCTGCTGACGGACGTGACGGGGGCGCTGCGCCGGGGCGTGCCGGTCCTGGGCTGGGGCACGGGCGCGGCGCTGCTGGGCCGCGCGCTGGGCGCCGCGATTCACGGTTCGGAGGGGGGCCTGGAATGGGCGGCCCCCCCACGCGGCGCGCAGGTCCACGCCTGGGCGGGCGAGGTGCCGCGGCACTGGACGCACGGTCGCGCGGTGGCCTGGGCTGCCCTGGACCTCCCCGGGTGGGTGCGGACTGCGTTTCTGGCGGCGCTGCCCGGCTGGGCGGACCGCACGCCCGGCTCCCCGCTGGAGGAGGTCGGGGGCGTGGCGGCCCTGGATGCGGTCGTGGCCGAGTTCTACGCCCGCGCCCGCCGCGACCCGCTGCTGGGGCCGGTGTTCACCGCGCACGTCACGGACTGGCCCGCGCACCTGTCGCGCGTCACGGCGTTCTGGGTGACATTGCTGGGCGGCGACGCGGACCTCGCCCCGTGGCGGGGGAACCTGAACGGGGCGCACGCGGGGCTGGGCGTGCGCGGCGAGCACCTGCGGGCGTGGCTGACGCTGTGGGAGGCGACGGCGCGCGACCTCCTGCCCGCAAGCGCCGCCGACCTGCTGACAGCGCGTGCGCGGGCGATGGGGACGCGGCTGGGCGGCCGTCAGCGGGCGTAG
- the dusA gene encoding tRNA dihydrouridine(20/20a) synthase DusA produces MSAPAPAPHTPAQTRPPHTLSVAPMMDWTDRHCRVFHRTLTRRTLLYTEMVTTGAILHGDRDRHLAFDAGEHPVALQLGGSDAQALADCTRIADGYGYDEVNLNCGCPSDRVSSGSFGACLMGTPDVVARAVDAMRAATTLPVTVKHRIGIDDLDSYEHLTGFIRTVESAGCDTFIVHARKAWLSGLSPKENREIPPLRHEVVWQLKADFPHLTIVLNGGVLTLDAAQDALGWADGVMIGRAAYQDPFILARADQDVFGEDTPPVTRREAIHAYLPYVAAQLQAGQPLNRMMKHTLGLFAGQPGARHWKRTISEQGHKPGAGLEVIHAALAGVPDHVLDERPGQRVPA; encoded by the coding sequence ATGAGTGCCCCCGCCCCCGCCCCGCACACCCCAGCGCAGACCCGGCCGCCGCACACGCTGTCGGTCGCGCCCATGATGGACTGGACCGACCGGCACTGCCGCGTCTTCCACCGCACCCTGACCCGCCGCACCCTGCTGTACACCGAAATGGTCACCACCGGCGCGATCCTGCACGGCGACCGCGACCGGCACCTCGCCTTCGACGCCGGGGAACACCCGGTCGCGCTGCAACTGGGCGGCAGCGACGCCCAGGCCCTCGCGGACTGCACCCGCATCGCGGACGGCTACGGGTACGACGAGGTGAACCTGAACTGCGGCTGCCCCAGTGACCGCGTCAGCAGCGGCTCGTTCGGCGCGTGCCTGATGGGCACCCCGGACGTCGTGGCGCGCGCCGTGGACGCCATGCGCGCCGCCACCACCCTCCCCGTGACCGTCAAGCACCGCATCGGCATCGACGACCTCGACAGCTACGAGCACCTGACCGGCTTCATCCGCACCGTGGAGTCCGCCGGGTGCGACACGTTCATCGTGCACGCCCGCAAGGCCTGGCTCTCGGGCCTGTCCCCCAAGGAGAACCGCGAGATTCCACCCCTGCGGCACGAGGTCGTGTGGCAGCTGAAAGCCGACTTCCCGCACCTCACCATCGTCCTGAACGGCGGGGTGCTCACGCTGGACGCCGCGCAGGACGCCCTGGGCTGGGCGGACGGCGTCATGATCGGCCGCGCCGCGTACCAGGACCCGTTCATCCTGGCCCGCGCCGATCAGGACGTGTTCGGCGAGGACACCCCGCCCGTCACGCGCCGCGAGGCCATCCACGCGTACCTGCCCTACGTTGCTGCGCAACTCCAGGCCGGGCAGCCCCTGAACCGCATGATGAAACACACCCTCGGCCTCTTCGCCGGGCAGCCCGGCGCCCGCCACTGGAAACGCACCATCAGCGAACAGGGCCACAAACCCGGCGCAGGCCTGGAGGTCATCCACGCCGCGCTGGCAGGCGTGCCGGACCACGTGCTCGACGAACGCCCGGGCCAGCGCGTCCCAGCCTGA
- the apaG gene encoding Co2+/Mg2+ efflux protein ApaG codes for MPDVPPFTDSPDIHVRVEVLFMPSHSQPGRLVFAYIIHIENRSDQTWKLLARHWDIVDGLGRETSVDGEGVVGEQPVLPPGGSFTYDSFVTLEAAPGHMGGHYVMQDAWGARARVPIAPFILAEPGRTLN; via the coding sequence ATGCCGGACGTTCCCCCTTTCACAGACAGCCCCGACATCCATGTTCGCGTGGAGGTGCTGTTCATGCCCTCGCACAGTCAGCCGGGTCGGCTGGTGTTCGCGTACATCATTCATATCGAGAACCGCAGCGACCAGACGTGGAAGCTCCTGGCGCGCCACTGGGACATCGTGGACGGGCTGGGCCGCGAGACCAGCGTGGACGGTGAGGGCGTCGTCGGCGAGCAGCCGGTCCTGCCGCCCGGCGGGTCGTTCACGTACGACTCGTTCGTGACATTGGAGGCCGCGCCCGGCCACATGGGCGGCCATTACGTCATGCAGGACGCCTGGGGCGCGCGGGCGCGCGTGCCGATCGCGCCGTTCATCCTGGCGGAACCGGGCCGCACCCTGAACTGA
- a CDS encoding M42 family metallopeptidase: MTINRDFLFTLLDAAAPSGLERRAADVWLAEAATFARTHEDHYGNVYAEVGPEDAPAVALMGHLDEIGLIVSYVGDEGFLSVLPVGGWDPQVLVGQRIRVLAPGGDLIGVIGKKAIHVMDADERTKASKIEDLWIDLGLTKEEVTEQVPVGTYAVIEQGPIMVGTRVVGRALDNRVGAFIVLEALRAVAGKNLPYRVVAVGTSQEEIGCFGAQLGGYLLNPVAGVAVDVTHETKQPGVSEKKYGVVPFGSGANLTVSPMVSPVLTRQMTDAAREAGVPFTLSASGRYSGTDADALTLVRAGVPTAVVSIPNRYMHSPNEMVDERDVKACTDIIAAWLERLPQGADFTRR; encoded by the coding sequence ATGACCATCAACCGTGACTTCCTGTTCACCCTTCTGGACGCCGCCGCGCCCAGCGGCCTGGAACGCCGCGCCGCCGACGTCTGGCTGGCCGAGGCCGCCACCTTCGCCCGCACGCACGAGGACCACTACGGCAACGTGTACGCCGAGGTCGGCCCCGAGGACGCGCCCGCCGTCGCCCTGATGGGCCACCTGGACGAGATCGGCCTGATCGTCTCGTACGTGGGGGACGAGGGCTTCCTGAGTGTCCTGCCGGTCGGCGGCTGGGACCCGCAGGTGCTCGTGGGGCAGCGCATCCGCGTGCTCGCGCCCGGCGGGGACCTGATCGGCGTGATCGGCAAGAAAGCCATTCACGTCATGGACGCCGACGAACGCACCAAGGCCAGCAAGATCGAGGACCTGTGGATCGACCTGGGCCTGACCAAGGAGGAGGTCACGGAGCAGGTGCCAGTCGGCACGTACGCCGTGATCGAGCAGGGCCCCATTATGGTCGGCACGCGCGTCGTGGGCCGCGCGCTGGACAACCGCGTGGGCGCGTTCATCGTGCTCGAAGCCCTGCGTGCCGTCGCCGGGAAGAACCTTCCGTACCGCGTGGTGGCCGTCGGCACCAGCCAGGAGGAGATCGGCTGCTTCGGCGCGCAGCTCGGCGGGTACCTCCTGAACCCCGTCGCGGGCGTCGCCGTGGACGTCACGCACGAGACGAAACAGCCCGGCGTGAGCGAGAAGAAGTACGGCGTGGTGCCCTTCGGGTCCGGCGCGAACCTGACCGTCAGCCCGATGGTCAGCCCTGTCCTGACCCGCCAGATGACCGACGCGGCCCGCGAGGCGGGCGTGCCGTTCACGCTGAGCGCCTCAGGCCGGTACTCCGGCACGGACGCCGACGCCCTGACCCTCGTGCGCGCTGGCGTGCCGACCGCCGTGGTCAGCATTCCCAACCGTTACATGCATTCCCCGAACGAGATGGTGGACGAGCGGGACGTCAAGGCTTGCACGGACATCATTGCCGCGTGGCTGGAACGCCTGCCGCAGGGTGCAGACTTCACCCGCCGCTGA